The following are encoded together in the Methanosarcina flavescens genome:
- a CDS encoding YkgJ family cysteine cluster protein — translation MSTEPKFPNSEFVGIIKELGFRCEFCARCCTKEFNDHVFLLDADLELIRQIDPDAVTPAPTPEFCDQKGNFYVSGYALRTKPDGSCVFLENKRCKIYDNRPTICRVYPYMLHQEADEFGKVDWRQISGLNEHGRYNSKIEDSECEAIVRETRAYEEAYLKQMIDFFGAVITHFRKNNLKNVQRIYDRKMREFLKGECGLEVFVYCKGGFEKQKLKP, via the coding sequence ATTTCTACAGAGCCGAAGTTTCCTAACTCTGAATTTGTTGGGATAATCAAAGAACTGGGGTTCAGATGTGAGTTCTGTGCACGCTGCTGCACTAAAGAGTTTAATGACCATGTTTTTCTGCTTGATGCAGACCTGGAACTAATAAGGCAAATAGATCCTGATGCCGTTACTCCTGCTCCAACTCCTGAATTTTGTGACCAGAAGGGGAATTTTTATGTGTCGGGCTATGCGCTGAGAACAAAGCCTGACGGCTCCTGTGTTTTCCTTGAGAATAAAAGATGCAAGATTTATGACAACCGTCCCACAATCTGCAGGGTCTATCCTTATATGCTCCATCAGGAAGCTGATGAATTTGGAAAAGTGGACTGGAGGCAGATTAGCGGCTTAAATGAGCATGGGAGATATAATTCCAAAATTGAGGATTCGGAATGTGAGGCAATTGTACGGGAAACCAGGGCTTATGAAGAAGCTTATCTTAAACAGATGATTGACTTTTTCGGAGCTGTGATAACTCATTTCAGGAAAAACAATTTAAAGAATGTCCAGAGGATTTATGACCGCAAAATGAGGGAGTTTCTTAAAGGCGAATGTGGACTGGAAGTTTTTGTATATTGCAAAGGCGGGTTTGAAAAGCAAAAACTCAAGCCTTGA